The region GCCTGGAGTCACAATGCTATACCTCAAAAGCACAGATGGGACAACTGTACATCAGGCAGGCGGGCCCCGTTTGCACACGGGATCAGGGGCAAAGAAGAGCCCTTTGCATATTTCTTACTCACCTCCAAGattcagcagcagaaaatgttTTGGAGTTGTCCCGATTTCTCATGCTATAGTCACTAAGTGGTGCAGCACATTGTGACTTTCACACTTGCCTGCATAGCTGAACTCCCAGGACCCAGTTCATCCTTGCAAAAGCACTGCGGGGTCTGTCTACAGCAGGACACTGATCCACTTTCACTCCTGCCACTTAAAGAGTTCTTGAATGTTTGTCTCTCACCCTGGTCACAGCATTGGGTCAGGAAGCCCAATCGCGGGTGACCGCTGTCAGGGAAGGATGAATTTGTGAGGGGAGATGAACTCCTAGCATTTAAAAGTTGCAGTGTGAAACCTGACTTTACTATTTGGTCCTCATTGTTCAAGACCATTTTAGCTCCAGCGCAGACTGGGCCTCAATGCATCGTCTCCAACACTAGGACTTAGAGGAGGTCTGGACATTTGAGCCTCACAAGTGCAGCAGCAAACCTTACACTGCAAGCCAGAATTGCTACGAGCAATTATTTCCTGGAGATAAACCAGATTACACAGGACATATTATCAGCTTCTAAAATCCTGCACTCTTTACATACTTTTCCCTGTACAGGTGGCTGCCAACAAGCCACTATGGAGTACTTTTTGCCCTCTTTAAGTCATCATGACATTCTGCCTGCTTGTGACTGAACTTTGAGTggtgtttttgttgctgtttagTTTTTTGCCCTGCTAATCTACGGCTTCATGCAACTGCAATGCTCCTTTCATTTTGCCACTGCAACAGGCAAAGACTGCGCCTTTCCGCTGAGCTGAAACAGTTCCAGTTCCTGGCAGGAAAGTAAAATTCATTCCCAGTTCCTTTTCTAGGCCACTAACTGGCTAGACACTGGCATTATTGTGGTCTGTCCAAGGCGACGGATTTACTTGGCAATTGCTATAAGATTGGTCAAATGGCTCAAATAAGAAACCAAAAGCGGATGGCAATGTGCTCCTGCCACTGTTGATTTAGTGTGTAACATGTTTCGGGAGTGGCAAGATCCCAAAGTGGTAAAAGAAGGGGGGGTTAAAACAAAGAGCCCGCATTGAAAGCTTCTTGCAACGAATGAGCACAGGAGACCCTTTCCAGCTTGGTCTCTGCAGTGGCACCAGCCTAAGAGAAAGGTGAAGAAACTCACACGGGAATCAAAGAATAGTGCAGAAGATGCTCCCGTTGTTGTGACAGCCTCCGTCCATCCGTGCAGCTATCCTGGTCGACATGGTGGTAACTTTCTGACTGTTCGTTGCCGTGGAGGTTCCTCGGGTGGAGCCTTCGATGTGAGGTCGCGCTGGAGGGTTCTCCAGGGTCCATGCAACGTCAGACCTGCAGAAACAGAAACAACACCCCACAAGCAGCCATTAgcaattggggagggggaggagcttcaTTCTCAGCCAATGGAATGACACCAATGGAATGACTTGAGAGCTGATTGATGGTTTTGGAATTGGGAAACTTCCAAGAAAATCATTGTCGGAATTTTGCATtgaaatgcaaaagaaaacatGGGAAAGTAAATTGATTACATTTATGAAAatctcccctcccttctctctctctctctctcacacacacacacacacacacacacacaaacacacacacattttgttccAACTCTCAAGCAGGACAATGTGTGtgaaattttggaatttcaaTGAAATGTCAAATTTTGATGAGAAAAaatgggggcggggatgggggtgggggaatccaaACACATTTGTGTGATTTTGTTCCCTGTTTTTCAACCACCTTCTCCATGTGAGCGCAGTGCAGGTCTTGGGGATGTGGCGGGTCAGAGAAAGAGAGCGGCGGAGGGAAAGTGTATGTCTGGAATCTGTATAAAGAAACCCTGGCTAAACTGGTTCCGTGGAAGAACAGGTTTGTTTTGGGATAAAATAAAAGCTGTTGGGGGTTCAGTAGTCATGGCTGATTTAGGTCTTGAGAGGAATGCACTAAGGGTGCAGGCCTGGAACTGTACACATACACCCCAACCCACACAAGAATCGCCTGCCTTCCCGTCCACCAAAGAGTGGTGCTGATTTTCGTCTGACTGAGAACAATGGAAAGCAACAGCCCCAGGCTCTGAGTGCACTGCCGGTGATTTTACAGGAACAAATTCAGAAGCACAATCCACTCAGATCAGCTCTTCTAACAGGCAGCAGCTCAGAGTGGAATACTAGTCTGTCTACAGGTGTTTCACGGGCCGCCCGCCACCAGGGGAACGGGGGTGTGCACTCCGGTACATCAGCCTGTTCCTCTCTCCTCCAACCTCCCTTCGAAGGCCAGGTGAAATCAATGGGCCCTGTTCAGGGAAAAGGAGGCCACCCCCACATATGAGAACAAGCCTGCTAGGAGAGAGCCAATGGAAGAGCATTCGGGGAGCCGGCGTTAGAAAAGGTGCATCAAGCCTCTTGCTTCTCCCCAGTGGGGAGCCTGGTTTTCCCAGGGTCAGGAGTAAGATGCTTCCAGCCTATGTCTCCAGAAGCCCAGGCTCCTTTGCACAGGTCCTCACAGAGCTTGGCCCTGCAGGAGCCGGTGCCTGGAGTAGCTGAGCAAACCTGCCCCAAATGAAGAAGAGGGTGAGGCAAGCAGAGCAGGCTCGTGGCCTGAAGCCCCCAGCTTGTGGCCTCTCCTTGGGGTCACTGCCCACATTTTGAGAAGGGCTATTCTAGGCCAAGGGAATCGTTAAAGAGCAGTGCGAGGGGCTTACTTGCTCTTGAAGGTGAGGAGTTTGTTGTTCTGCACAATACAATCTTCTGCATTCGACACCTGCTGCAAAATGGTCTTCTTGGACCTCCCTTGAAAAATCAGGTTTTCCTGCACCAGGCCTTTGGTTTGGTCAAGCATAACAATCCCATAATCCCAGAAGGACTGGATCCTGTTCTTGGTTACCTGGGGGGAAAATATCCCAACATGGCACAACCAGAACCTGGCAAGAATATTGGGGCCACGTGGCCTTTCCCATGATCTAATCAAATGAAGTGCTGCAGTTGTACATGGTACTTTAGTATATTTATTTACCTGTCATCAATACAAACAAAGCCCCAAAGATCTTAAAAGtctagggccctgattcagcaatctatccctattcagcaaagcacatactcAACGGTAACCACatacctaagtgctttgctgactagACACAGATTTAAGAATGGACTTAAATACACTGAGGAACTGGGGGATAAATGTCCAGCTAGGACCAGTACAGTTAAGCAAAGGAGCAAGGTTTAGGCCAGACTGGACCAGAGAGAGATGGGCTGGGGAGGTTACAGAGTTCCAGGATGGTTTCTCATGTGGTCACAGAACTTTGAAGGAGTCATGTTCAGAAGGCTGTTAATTCTGTTTTATTAAGGTGTCCTTGTAATCCAGAAGGCTCACACCTGGGGCCGGAGTTCTGGGCGAGGGTGTGTTTAAATATGGTGTTGGCTGAAGTTCAGTGCTGTGCCCAGTGGGGCTAGGCAGCTGGACTGCGGGTTACAGGTCTCAGAAACAAGTGTGCCGTGGGACCCTAAGATTGGGCAGTGACCACCCTCCATTCAGGCTCCAGAGGCTTAAAACACCCAGAGATCCAGCGACCCAGAGGCTtggttgttccaatggttaattactctcgctgTTAAACATTtaagccttatttccagtctgaatttgtctagctgctactttcagccattggatcgtgtgaGATCTTTTCTCTGCTAGAAATTTACCACGGatcgtggtggagtctccatcagtgacaatttaTAAATCAAGAGTGTATGTGTTTCTAAAAGATCCGCTgtgggaattattgtggggaagttccctggcctgtgttatgcaggaggtcagactagatgatcccttctggccctggaatctcTGAGTGAGAATTAGGATCCCCTCACCGCTGAACGTCTCCCATGGGCAGCAGTCCCAATTGCTATCGTCCTTGTTATCCTGGGCAGAGCCACCAGGGACAGTGCAAACTGTTTACTTCTTCTCACGCGACTCTTGGAACAGAGAACAGATCCTTGCTAAAGTCTGCATGAGAAACAACAACAGCAGCTAGCATAGCCCGGGCTTCAATCAGTGTCCCCTGGGGGCCCGTGACAATTTGAATTCTCCCTCAATCCCTCAGGGGTACTTGCACCCGGGGAGCAGTGTGATTAGGGTTTCCATAGGTCTAGTTTAGCGTTAGGCCCAGATGACAACAGTTCCCTGATCAGAATGTTTTTCAGAAGGAGTTTGTGGTTCATGAGCAGAACGGAGGAGAGAGCACCCATCTGTATAGCGTAACCTCAGAGCTCTCTGCGTGTTCATTCTCGGGGCCTTTTCAGTGAAGATTATTGCAACAGACTACTATTGCACCTTACTGTGGCTTCACCCCATCAAAGACTAGAACAGAGGTGACTTTTACCCTTAGGGTAACACTGGCAACTCACGAGGAGTGGGATTGCTGCATCTAGTTTGCAAACATCGGCGCAAACTGCAGCAACTCCTGCTTTTAATGCAGTGGGGCAGCCTGCAGGTTCTGGAGGTCTCAAGGTGCAATGCTCCCTTTTGCTCCAAGTAGCTTGGTTGTTCAGGCGGACATGGAGCAATGCATACTGGGATCTGTAGTCCCCATTAGCCACACCAATACACTAAACATGAAAGCAACTGTTGACCATCTTGCAGAACTCCTTGGGCTGCATTTGGCTTCTGGGCGGGATTTTGGCTACCGTTGGGTTAGATACAACAATGGCAGTGGAGCAACTAACTCAATAAAGCAGGTGGGTAGGAGAAAGACAAGCAAAGTGAGACCACGGTAGTCAAGGGGACTACCGCAGTCTCTGGCTGTCTCCATTGCTCTCTTTTTGGCAAATAGGTTCCACATGGAAGACACACTTGTCTATTCAGATACAAGGAATAATCACAGAGCTACCTACGCTGGAAAAAGTCAAAGTCAAATAAAAATCAACATTGGAGTGACAAATGTGCTATTAATCagaagtgtggcctagtggatagatgaacatgatttataGGGGAAGAAACAACTtgttttttataaagggaaatcatgcctcaccaatctattaacattttaaagtggGTCAACAAACTTCTGTACAAGGGTGATCCAggggatacagtgtacttggactttcagaaagcctttggcaaggtccctcaccaaaggctcttaagcaaagtaaaaagtcctgggatcagagggaagatcctctcatggatcagtaactggttaaaagataggaaacaaaggggtaggaataaatggtcagtttacagaatggagagaggtaaatagtggggtcccccaagcaTCTGTATTgggtccagtcctattcaacatattcataaatgatctggaaaagggagtgaacaatgaggtggcaaaatttgcagatgatacaaaactacgcaagatagttaagtccaaagcagactgcgacaagttacaaagggatctcacaaaactgggtgactgggcaacaaaatggcagatgaaattcaatgctgataagtaatgcacattggaaagtataatcccaactatacatctaaaatgatggggtctaaattagctgttaacactcaaggaagagatcttagagtcactgtggatagttctctgaaaacatccactcaatgtgcaggggcagtcaaaaacacgaacagaatgttgggaatcaataagaaagacagaaaatatcataatgtcactatataaatccatggtacgcccacactttgaatactgtgtgcaattctggtcaccccatctccaaaaaagatatattagaataggaaaaggtacagaaaagggcaacaaaaattattaggggtatggaacagcttccataggaggagagatttaaGAGAGACTGGGATTGTTCCGCTCtgaaatgactaaggggggatatgatcaaggtctataaaatcatgactggtgtggagaaagtgaataaggaagtgttatttgccccttcacataacacaagaaccaggggtcacccaatgaaattaataggcagcaggtttaaaacaaacaaaaggaagttcttcacacaacgcacagtcaatctgtggaactcattgccagagaacgttgtgaaggccaagactgtaacagggttcagaaaCGGATTAGAGAAGTTcacggaggacaggtccatcaattgctattagccaagatggtcatggatgcaGTTCCGTGCTCTGGGTGTgtctagcctctgactgccagaaactgggactggatgacaggggatggatcactcaaaattaccCTGATCTgtacatttcctctgaagcacctggcactggccactgtcggaagacaggatactgggcgagatggaccagAGGTCTGATTCAGTATGGTTCTTTTTATGAGCACTGCACAGAGACTTTGGAGAGCTGGACTCTATTCTGGGTGACTTCTGGCAAGTCActgcccactctgtgcctcagtttccccccccccccactctgtgcctcagttccccctttgtaaaatgaggatatgatcctcacctcctttgtaaagagctttgcaaCCTGCTGAGGAGAAGAGTTAAGTACTATTACTATCATTACAGATGTATTCCGTGAATGGAAATTCTCTCGTTCACTATCAAATGACTAGCAGCTTTCACTACAAATCCAAAGAAGAGAAGCTAAGACCTACGGACTTTGACCGTTTTTCTAGGATGGACACCAGCACTGAACCCAGGTCTGGTTTCCTCCTAATGCACCAGTCCATCTAGCCTAATGAATTCAGgagagacaaattcagactggaaatacggggcacatttttaaacagtgagagtaattaacaatggtaccaatttaccaagggtggtggtgaattctccatcatgGGCTATTTTTAAATGACGATTGGATAGTTTTCCTTTAAGATGTGCTCTAGGATAGAGCAAACAGGACTGTGTTACATGGGAGGTCCGAGTAGATGCtcgcagtggtcccttctggtctcgGAATCTAAGATTGGTTTGAACACCCACCTTCATGTCCGCAGTCTGTAACAACTGGAGGCCACATCCCCGGTTGCCTACGATGTCGTTCTCAACGATGACCCCGTCGCCCTTGGAGGTGATGCCGTGGCTGCTGTTGTCATAAATGCCATTGCCACGTAGCTCCACTCTGGCCTCGCTTTCGATCAGCACCCCTCCGAGGCTGTTGCAGGAGATGCTGTTGTTGGCGATTCGTGTGAGCTGGCTGCTCTGAAACACAGCAACCCCGCTGTCGTGGTTGGCATGGATGGCGTTGGCTATGATGTTAAGTGCTTCGCTGCTCTTGACGTACAAGCCTGCGGCTgcaaaagagggggaaagaagtccGTGAACTCGTTCGAGTGAATGAAACAGGGCAGGCGAGACAACTGGGtctgctgggcagccagagaaacAATTCTTCCACCTGCCTGGGATTGGGAAACTCTGAATGTGCTTAACTGTTCAACACCCTGAGTTCTGGACAGGAATAAACCCCAAAATGCTAAGAAGAACTCAGGCTAACCAGCACTCGGGTTGGTGCTATGGATCGGTGAGCCTCCACTCGGAGGCTGTCTTTGGACAAAGCGGACGTTTGTAATACAGCCCCAAGGCCAGGCTAGTTCACAAGCTACAGACATTTTGCACGGCTCTCATGATAAACTCCAGGGTGTCAGCACTGAACTGGGCAGACTCTGGAATGGGAGAGGGCAACAATACTGATAGAAACTGCTGTGATAGAAACTGAGAGCTAGCAGTTGGCGTAGAAGTAATATAGACGCTGCCCAAGGGGTCATTAATGGAGCGGCATCTCTGGTTTCCTGAGACTCAAGCTGACCCTTTATTCAGGGCTGTAGAGAGAGGGATTTTCCATACCCCAGCTGTGGTTTCCCATGTCTTCCTGATCTTCTGTTACTACTCCCATCACCTGTCCTGCCCCCCCACATACAAGCTCCAGTAAGTACCCTCTTGCAGGAATCAACCTGCCATCCAAGGACTGCTGGGTGGGGCTCGCTTTGGAGCTCAACGCTGCTCCCTACGTTAAAGCTTTTTCTCCATCTCCCTTCCAAAGGGATGAACACAGAGGCCCTGCAGCCTTCTCACTCTCTGACTACCTGCTCCTTTTCTGCAGGGGGTGAAGAAAGTGGCTTTAAACTACCTTTGTGCTTCCTGAGTTGTTGTTCAGACCAGTGCCCTCTCTGGCTTCAGCACAACCCAGAGCAGCCCCATGGCTGCTCTAAGCCTCAACAGCTTGTAATGGCCCTCTGAAGACTCTCTGCGGGGCTCATATCCAGCCAGAGTACAATGCACACTCCTTTCCACCCTTCAACCCTGGGGGCTGCCAGGGCCTGGTGTAACATGCTTCTACTGGGATATGCCCAGAGAGGAAAAATCCCAGTGATGGAAATCCCGCAGTGGTTGTTTCCACCCCCTTTGTAGCCTATATACAATGGCTGCAGCACTGGACAAACTCCAGTCCCTGGTCTAGAGACTGAATTTGTCCTCTACAAGGCAGTGCCAGGCGCTACCACCGCTAGCCCTCATTCCCCTCCAGTCTGCTCCTCCATTCGCCTGGCTCCATCATACTCAGAGCTGCACGGTTACTGTGACTGAGACCCCTAGCACTTCTCTCGGGGGATTCGGTGGGGGGACGGAGTCAGTCCCTGGACAGCATGTTTGGGGCAGGCCCAGCTGGGGCCACGTTCACCTCCATTGTGATTGATGCTGTTGGACTCCACCAGTGCCACGCTGATGGGCCGTCGGGAGGTGAAGCGCTCGTCCTCGCTGTCCAAGTCATTCTCCCAGCTGGCAGCTTCGCCCTCGTCGTTGAAGTTCTCGTTGCCGCCTTGGTTGGCAAGATAGTCATTGGCATCGTCCTTGCGGCAAAACACGGCCACCCCATAGATGCTGTTGTGGCCAATTCGGTTGTTTGTGATGTGAGGGAGGCTGGAGGACATTATCCACACGCCACAGCCCTTGTTACCTGCAACATGCAGAGACAGACCAAAGTGTGACAGCCATTGTTATAGGCTCCAACCGCAGGCCGGCTCCACTGGGCTAGCCCCTGTGCACACCAGAGCTGGGCGCAATTTTTCAGGCAAAACTTTTTTTCAACAAATCAGGTAGCTTTGATGACACCAAAACGTTTCATGAATTTGTCTCGGTTTCACCAAATGATTTCGGTcagaaaaaaccctaaaaataaaTTATGAAACAAATCAAACAATTTCCATTTTTCACTTTGAAACAACTTGGTGTTTTGACATTTCCTTTcgtttgaaaaaaaacaacaacaacaacaacaaaaccacatGAAAATGGTcaaaatttaaaccaaaaaaaagctACGTGGCagaaacaaaacacttcattCGACCTGAAATGATTTTCTGTTCCACTTTTTGACTcgctgaaaattttgaaaaattccatttctgGTTCAACCTGAAACCAttctcctcccgccccccggccttgccagcaaactgaaaaatctgttattcacacagctcttaaTACGGACACCTAGTGAGAGACAGCCCGTG is a window of Malaclemys terrapin pileata isolate rMalTer1 chromosome 6, rMalTer1.hap1, whole genome shotgun sequence DNA encoding:
- the FBXO10 gene encoding F-box only protein 10 isoform X3, with protein sequence MALETDSSDSELSTSSENEEDDRSMYKLSYRAHGLSHLLAHVIHSRPQTNGLTALQRDLELKTLQQELQRDKEAQSLASSLQGCLIRKCLFRDGKGGVFVCSQGRAKLEGSVFRELTYAVRCIQNSKVLYRLIIMLKNDIHHCKASGIFLRLAAGGLIADNNIHSNCEAGVDIRKGANPLILCNKIHSGLRSGIVVLGNGKGIIRSNQIYGNKEAGIYILYNGNPIVSGNHIFQGLAAGIAVNENGKGQITENVIRENQWGGADIRRGGDPVLRSNLICCGYSDGVVVGERGKGLIEGNTIYGNKGCGVWIMSSSLPHITNNRIGHNSIYGVAVFCRKDDANDYLANQGGNENFNDEGEAASWENDLDSEDERFTSRRPISVALVESNSINHNGAAGLYVKSSEALNIIANAIHANHDSGVAVFQSSQLTRIANNSISCNSLGGVLIESEARVELRGNGIYDNSSHGITSKGDGVIVENDIVGNRGCGLQLLQTADMKVTKNRIQSFWDYGIVMLDQTKGLVQENLIFQGRSKKTILQQVSNAEDCIVQNNKLLTFKSKSDVAWTLENPPARPHIEGSTRGTSTATNSQKVTTMSTRIAARMDGGCHNNGSIFCTIL